One genomic segment of Sanyastnella coralliicola includes these proteins:
- a CDS encoding succinylglutamate desuccinylase/aspartoacylase family protein produces MANYKIIHDLDIESMEPGVHHFFMDLVANGIGQDIHVPVMVAKGTEPGPCMGVTAVVHGNELNGLRVVQQLMQKVDWQELKGTVVGVPVVNVPAILNQQRRFNDDEDLNRIMPGREDGNMSDVYAARVMNRIIAKFDYLIDLHTASFGRINSFYIRANMKNDVQRKMAELQNADIILNNEGADGTLRSAASDLGIHAITLEVGDPNRFQKGMIRSGIEGVFNVLRHLQMIKGAVEQADEEAVFCGSSYWLYADRGGILEVYPDITEVVRKGEKVATIRDVFGAVVREYFCPEDGIVIGKSTHPVGQTGSRILHLGIIENE; encoded by the coding sequence ATGGCGAATTATAAAATCATCCATGACCTCGACATCGAGTCAATGGAGCCTGGCGTGCATCACTTTTTCATGGATTTGGTGGCAAATGGAATTGGCCAAGACATTCACGTTCCAGTGATGGTAGCAAAGGGAACTGAACCTGGACCTTGTATGGGCGTCACGGCTGTTGTCCACGGAAATGAATTGAATGGACTTCGAGTGGTTCAGCAGTTGATGCAAAAAGTTGATTGGCAGGAGTTGAAAGGCACGGTGGTAGGCGTACCTGTAGTGAATGTACCTGCTATCTTAAATCAACAACGAAGATTTAACGATGATGAAGACTTGAACCGCATCATGCCTGGAAGAGAAGACGGGAACATGAGCGATGTATATGCCGCTCGTGTCATGAACAGGATCATCGCCAAATTTGACTATCTGATCGATCTTCACACGGCTTCATTTGGAAGAATAAACAGCTTTTACATTCGAGCGAATATGAAGAATGATGTCCAGCGAAAAATGGCAGAGCTACAGAACGCTGACATCATCTTGAATAATGAAGGCGCCGACGGGACATTGCGTTCGGCGGCTTCTGATTTGGGAATTCATGCCATTACACTGGAAGTCGGAGATCCTAACCGCTTTCAGAAAGGTATGATTCGTTCTGGAATCGAGGGAGTGTTCAATGTTCTTCGCCACCTGCAAATGATCAAAGGGGCAGTGGAACAGGCCGACGAAGAAGCCGTTTTTTGTGGAAGCTCTTATTGGCTTTATGCCGACAGAGGAGGTATTCTAGAAGTTTATCCAGATATCACTGAGGTGGTGCGAAAGGGCGAAAAGGTTGCTACAATACGTGATGTATTTGGTGCTGTAGTTCGAGAGTATTTCTGTCCTGAAGACGGTATCGTTATTGGTAAAAGTACACACCCTGTAGGTCAAACAGGAAGTAGGATTCTGCATCTAGGAATCATTGAGAATGAATAA
- a CDS encoding carbon-nitrogen hydrolase family protein has product MNPGNIDKVELVFLKSEDYLEIKEVMIEAYTAMAQSYWKQRQIERLLDIFPEGQVVIKIDGEIAGCALSIIVDYESFDDNHTYKEITADYTFDSHTPEGDTLYGIDVFIKPKFRGLRLGRRLYDYRKELCERMNLKGIAFGGRIPNYHKYAKALSPKQYIEKVKRKEIHDPVLNFQISNDFHPSRILHGYLEGDAASQEFAVLLEWDNIYYERPKKSAATKKSVIRLGLVQWQMRTYDTLEALLQQVEYFVDAVSGYRSDFAVFPEFFNAPLMAKYNHLSEPEAIRELASFTPEIKQKLSELSISYNINIVGGSMPELVDNKLYNVGYLCKRDGTIERYEKLHVTPDEAKVWGMQGGQELKVFDTDCGKVGILVCYDSEFPELSRLLADDGIEILFVPFLTDTQNGYSRVRNCAMARAIENECYVAIAGSVGNLPNVHNMDIQYAQSMVLTPCDFAFPSNGIKAEATPNNEMILIADVDIDLLKELNKFGSVRNLRDRRTDVYRLTRI; this is encoded by the coding sequence ATGAATCCAGGAAATATTGATAAAGTAGAGTTAGTCTTTCTTAAATCTGAAGACTATCTCGAGATCAAAGAAGTCATGATCGAGGCCTATACGGCTATGGCTCAGTCTTATTGGAAACAACGTCAAATTGAACGACTACTAGACATTTTTCCAGAAGGACAAGTCGTGATAAAAATTGACGGGGAGATCGCTGGTTGTGCCCTCTCCATTATTGTAGACTATGAATCTTTTGATGACAACCATACCTACAAAGAAATCACGGCGGATTACACGTTTGATTCTCATACACCAGAAGGAGATACTCTATACGGAATCGATGTCTTCATTAAGCCAAAGTTCCGCGGACTTCGCCTAGGGCGGAGACTGTATGACTACCGGAAGGAGCTATGCGAGCGTATGAATCTAAAGGGAATTGCCTTTGGTGGACGAATCCCCAATTATCATAAGTACGCAAAAGCGCTTTCTCCGAAACAGTACATCGAAAAAGTGAAGAGAAAAGAGATTCACGACCCTGTTTTGAATTTTCAAATCAGCAATGATTTTCACCCCTCTAGAATTCTTCATGGTTACTTGGAAGGTGATGCGGCTTCCCAGGAATTCGCCGTACTGCTAGAGTGGGACAATATCTACTATGAGCGTCCGAAAAAATCGGCTGCCACGAAGAAAAGTGTCATTCGCCTAGGTCTGGTACAATGGCAAATGCGCACCTATGATACCCTTGAAGCGTTATTGCAACAAGTGGAGTATTTCGTCGATGCCGTTTCCGGTTATCGATCGGATTTTGCTGTCTTCCCTGAGTTTTTTAACGCGCCACTCATGGCGAAATACAATCACTTATCTGAACCTGAAGCTATCCGTGAACTTGCCTCGTTCACACCGGAAATCAAACAAAAGCTCTCCGAGTTATCCATTTCGTATAATATTAACATCGTCGGGGGAAGCATGCCTGAACTTGTCGATAATAAACTGTACAACGTTGGTTATCTCTGTAAACGCGATGGTACCATCGAACGCTACGAGAAGCTTCACGTCACTCCGGATGAAGCCAAAGTATGGGGAATGCAAGGCGGACAAGAGTTGAAAGTATTCGACACCGATTGTGGAAAGGTCGGTATTCTTGTGTGTTATGATTCTGAATTCCCTGAACTCAGCCGATTACTGGCTGATGATGGGATAGAAATCTTATTCGTACCATTCTTAACGGATACCCAGAACGGATACTCGCGAGTTCGTAACTGCGCCATGGCAAGAGCCATTGAGAATGAGTGTTATGTCGCTATCGCGGGAAGTGTAGGGAATTTACCAAATGTGCACAATATGGATATTCAGTACGCTCAATCCATGGTGCTTACACCCTGTGATTTTGCTTTTCCGAGTAATGGAATCAAAGCTGAAGCAACACCGAACAACGAAATGATTTTGATCGCAGATGTAGATATAGATCTGCTAAAAGAGCTGAACAAGTTCGGGAGTGTCCGAAATTTGCGAGACCGAAGAACCGACGTTTATCGGTTGACAAGAATATAA